From a region of the Triticum aestivum cultivar Chinese Spring chromosome 7D, IWGSC CS RefSeq v2.1, whole genome shotgun sequence genome:
- the LOC123164018 gene encoding nudix hydrolase 15, mitochondrial produces MEKVSDTGDPSTAATPAAANLFQPRRAAVLVCLFHDAAGELRVLLTKRASSLSTHSGEVALPGGKAEEGDADDAATALREAKEEIGLDPTLVTVVSSLEHFLSKHLLVVVPVVGILSDIQAFKPVLDVDEVDDIFDVPLEMFLKDERRRSEEREWMGQAFTLHHFDYEKGDKTYVIWGLTAGILIHAASVVYQRPPDFAERRVQFNLPKCSKEPSPMP; encoded by the exons ATGGAGAAGGTGTCAGACACGGGCGATCCCTCAACAGCGGCGACCCCCGCCGCAGCCAACCTGTTTCAGCCGCGGAGAGCCGCCGTGCTGGTCTGCCTCTTCCACGACGCTGCCGGCGAGCTCCGTGTCCTCCTCACCAAGCGCGCTTCCTCACTCTCCACCCACTCCG GGGAGGTTGCATTGCCCGGAGGAAAGGCAGAGGAGGGTGATGCTGATGATGCAGCAACGGCATTAAGGGAGGCAAAGGAGGAGATTGGGCTTGATCCAACCTTGGTCACTGTCGTCTCCTCGCTTGAGCACTTCTTGTCCAAG CATCTTCTGGTAGTTGTTCCTGTTGTTGGCATACTCTCAGATATACAGGCTTTCAAACCTGTCCTTGATGTTGATGAGGTGGACGACATTTTTGATGTACCCCTAGAGATGTTCCTCAAG GATGAGCGCAGGAGATCCGAGGAGCGAGAATGGATGGGGCAGGCGTTCACACTTCACCACTTTGATTATGAGAAAGGCGACAAGACGTATGTAATCTGGGGTCTGACTGCCGGCATCTTGATTCATGCGGCTTCAGTTGTATACCAGCGGCCACCAGACTTTGCGGAGCGAAGAGTACAATTCAACCTGCCGAAGTGCTCAAAGGAGCCTTCTCCAATGCCATGA